The Amaranthus tricolor cultivar Red isolate AtriRed21 chromosome 2, ASM2621246v1, whole genome shotgun sequence genome contains the following window.
attatgtgaaaaacaaatatttgaaaataagataaaaaattacTTAACCAAAAAATCATGAATAGAAAACCAACAACTTTTGCGCAAACACATTATATAAAACTACAACTCTCCTTTGTACCAAGCAGAAATTTCTTTTTTAGTCATTCacattattcaattaaattattatcctaaaaattattaatctcTAAAAGAAATCATAAGAAAGTGATAGATAATaaatatcatataatataaccaaaattaaatcataattaataaaactactcttatttttactcaaaaaataaataaataaataaaaataaaactattttttctttctaaggTGAATAAGACCATCACTCGACAGCCGGTACTTcttttcttcctcctcttctctCATATAATTATCAGCAAAATTTAGAGAAGGCGGCTATCATTTTCCTTTTTGTTAATACGCACAACTTGCtattatttagtttaaattcaattttcaattacAGCTTAACCAAATCTCTGTGGATCAAAAATCTACCCTACAAATTATAGTTCGAAGCTTACTAAAGCATCAATTTTGAGTATTTTTCTGAGGAAAAGAAGTATTTGATCACTAAATAAGTTGAAGAATTTAAAGTAAGCTATCAATGGCCTCCCAAATCTCATTGCATTTTCTGggtattttcttttttgcaaTTTAGGCTAGAATTTATAAGCTGAAATAATCCAAGATTTTCATCGACAAATCTTTGTACCTTTCTGTATAACAATCGAAGTTCTTTCATTTGGAATTATAATTAGGGTTTATTTAGCTCTTATGTGCTTCGTTTGTAATTGAAtcattttatttctattttctgCGCCTAGGTTTTTGTTCGATTTCAATTCTTAAACTTTACCGTATCTGattatttttttgtcaatttagTATTAGAAATTTTACTATACACTATTTGATTCTTTGCCCCTTTTTCTGATTAGTTTTTAGGCTTGATTTTATGATGCGGAAATTAGGGCTCTTGTTTAAAAGATTATTATCATTagaaaatgataaaatttgGAGTTATTGAAAGAAACTTTGGAGTTTCTACAGATTTTAGTAATTTACTTAGTTTTAATTTAGTAGCAAAATTTGAACTTTTTGCAGGTTTAAGCATCTTTGTGTGATTGGAGTGTAAAATTTTGATTGTTGAATTAAGCTCCTTGTCAATTTGAAGAACTTGTGAAGAACAAATTGAATTTGGGATATGGCTTCTTACCGGCCATACCCCCCACCACAGCAAGCATCATTTGCACCTCCTCCAGCTCAAGCCCCACTTCCGCCACTACCACATCGACCCCAATCCCTTGGGAATCAGTATTCTCAAAATTGGGGCTCTGCCCCCCCTCCTTACTCTCAAAACTATGCACAAGCGCCTTCTAATCCTAATTTCCAACATTCAAGTTACAATGCAGCTAGTCATCAATATCAACATCCCCCACCACTGCCGCATCAGCAACAGCAGCAATACCCATTTCAGCCTCCACCACCGCCACCTGATTCATTATATCCGCCTCCACCGCCTCCACCTCCAAGTAGCCAAAATTCAGTTGATAATGCCCATCAACAGTATTACCCGTCTTCACAATACTCTCAATTCAGCCAACAGCCCCCTTTGCAACCACCACCTCCACCCCCACCCCCACCATCTTCTCCGCCTCCTAATTCATCAGCCCCTCCTCCTCCACCCCCACCATCATCTCCCCCCCCTCCACCTCGTCAGATTAAAGAGAGTGGGGGAGAAAGAGTTAAGCATGATAGAGATAGAAGGGCAGCAAAAGAGGGGAATAACCACTTTTCGTCTAGGCAGCCGAAGCCTCCAGTTCCTCCTGGTCCTGTGAAGAAAGCTAACGGGGCTCCAGGGAGAATGGAGACTGAAGAGGAAAGGAGGTTGAGGAAGAAAAGGGAAATGGAGAAGCAAAAGCTAGTAGACAGGCATAAACAGCACATGAAAGAGACACAGAATCGGCCAAAGCAACCCCAGGTTTTGCCTCCTGGAGCAAAAGCTCATTTGTCAATTTCAGGGTCTAGGATAGGTGAGAGACGGGCTACTCCGGTTATTGGTGGTGACAGGGATGAAAACCCGATGAAGAGGCAGACAGCATTTATGTGCAGGATGAAGTAAGTATTGCGTCCTATTCTATGACATTTAGGTTGTCATGTATATAAGTTTGACATATGTATAGCTGTTGTTTGAGTTTACAATTCCGCTTTTATGTTTCTGTATATATACCCTGCCTTAGTAATTTATTTGACCTTGCTCTCTGAAACGTTTGTACTCAAAACTACTGTTTGTTTTAGGTTCCGGAATGAACTTCCTGACCCGTCTTCGCAGCCAAAGCTTATGAATTTAAATAGAGACAAGGATAGGTATGTGGTCATGCCTGATATTGACTTATTTTTTCTGCTGGTTTTATGCATATACTCAGCATGCTTAACACCCCTGGTGGCTGCCTCGGTATTGGGCTGTTGACTAATGTGCTTGTGATGTTTTGGGCTGTTAGTGCTATTCATTATTTTTGACGGTTAgcattagctttttttttttttttccatttcttCCGTCTAGACGTTTAATGGATTGGTAGGCAGTATCTGTTGTTTTGTTGATAACAGTGCTTGAGAATTCTCTTGTAGCTTTAATGAGATGGAAATTTTTTATTCCACTTGACATTTTGATGTGCCGTAaaatgtttgtttttgtttgcaGATTTACTCGGTATACTATCACGTCATTGGAGAAAATGCATAAGCCAAAGTTATATGTTGAACCTGATCTTGGCATTCCACTTGACCTCCTTGATCTCAGTGTTTACAAGTATATATTTTCTCCTGCTGCTATTTGGAGTATTACCTTGCTTTTGCTCCGCTAATAGCTTTTAACTCCTATCATTTTTGTTGTTGGGCTCTTCTATTATACTTCAGCCCTCCCGTAGAGAGATTTCCTCTTGCTCCAGAAGATGAAGAGTTGCTACGTGATGATGAGGCAGCGACCCCGTTGAAGAGAGATGGAATTAAGAGGAAAGAACGCCCTAGTGATCAAGGTGTCTCTTGGCTTGTTAAGACGCAGTATATTTCTCCACTGAGTAATGATGGGACCAAACAGGTTATTCCTTGTGTTTTGCTTACCTGTTGTAGCTCCTGCAAGATTGCCATTTATTGACTGAAAGTTATGCTTTTGCAGTCTTTGACTGAAAAACAAGCAAAGGAATTGCGTGAATTGAAGGAAGGCCACAATGTCCTGCATAATTTAAACAATAGGTTTGAAtcattttttcatttgataGATAATTTCGGGGACAAATATGATGATCAATCATTGACTCTTTGTTAAATCGTTTGTTTCCTTTTGTCCAGGGATAGACAAATTAAAGAAATCCAAGCATCGTTTGAGGCTTGCAAATCACAGCCTGTACATGCAACCAAGAAACATTTGAAACCTGTGGAGGTTCTACCGTTGCTTCCTTACTTTGATCGGTATGATTGCAGCTGTTTTGTTGACCATGTTTATGCAGTTCTTTACTTTGAGAGTAACCTTGATGAAAATTATCCTTTCTAGTATCACCTATTAGGTTGCCCTCCCATGGTTTATATTTTTTACCTTGCTTAGGTATTTTGCTGATAGTGGTGTTTATTTGCATCATCGGGTCGATTTCGGGTTAAATGTTCCGTGTTGGTTCAAAATCAGGCCTTACGTCCATtttggtttttacataattgtaaatttatttttgaagtcgggtcaaatcaagtttgaataCAATGTTGGGTAAATGTCGGGTCATCAGGTCTATTTTGACACCTCTACTTGCTGATATATTAATGATATGATGCAACAGTTATGATGACCAATATGTTGTTGCCAACTTCGATGGGGAACCTACCGTTGACGCAGAGATGTTCGGCAAAATGCCCAAATCTATTCGCGAGGATCTTGAAGGAAAGGTAAGATCTTTAGACCACTATACTTTGGTCAACAGATGAGATTGATTATGTTTCTCATGGATTTCAATTGCTTCTTTCACTATTTGTCAGCACTAAATTTCCTTATTTTGCATTTAGATAGCAATTTTACTCGGTAATAATCATTTACATTGATTGGTGATTAGTACTGAATGTCTGAACTGATCTGCCTCATTTTTTGGTGCAGGCTGTAATGAAAAGTTTTACCGCAACAGGTTCTGATCCTGATAAACCTGAACGATTTTTGGGCTACATGGTCCCATCGACAGAAGAGGTAGACATTACTAGATCAATAATGTTAAAATGATATACTCACATCTGCAGTTGGCTGACGAGTCCTTTTGACAGCTATCGAAGGACATTTATGATGAAGAGGAAGATGTCTCCTTCTCTTGGGTCCGAGAATATAATTGGGATGTATGTAGCTTGATTCGATTTTATTCTCATGGCCTTATATCCAACTTCATGCTAAAGTTTCTCTTTTTTTGGTTTGCCATGATAGGTCAAAGGAGAAGACCCTGATGAACTCTCAACATACCTTGTGACATTTGATGACGATGCTGCTCGCTACTTGGTATTTTCAACTCTCTTGTCACATAGTGAATGAGTTCTGTGCTCATGTTATTGGTTTTAATGCGAACTCTCATTGTCATTGTAGCCTCTTCCGACAAAACTTGCATTGAGAAAAAGGAGGGCAAAGGAAGGCAGGACTCAAGAAGACGGAGAGCAGTTTGTGCAACCCGGCAAGCTAACTGTCAGACGAAGAGACGTTACTGCTGTTATTGAGAGGAAAGAATCAATGGTATGTTTCTGATTAACTCTTCATATCTGGTGTGCTGATTATCAAGAATATATATTAACGAATAGTTTTTGAATGCGACATATTCAGGATTATTCCTACTTCAGATCAGGCCCATCGAGATCAGAAAGACATGAATCTGATATTGAAGTGGAGGAGCAAGAAGCTATGGATCATGAAGATGTCGGGGACGATCAAGTGGGACATTACAGTGGAGAGGAAGATTATATGTCCGAATGACGATGGCTTTCCATTAATGGCTAATCGCAAAAGATTGTTGGTATTCCATTTCTCCTTGAACTCTGCATTAGATAATAACTAAAATGCAGATTGCAGAATAGAGAATTTTCCTGTATTTACTTCAAAAAATCAGCAATCAAAACATGTAGAATATCACAGCTGACCTTTTTCCCCCCTTTACACTCCCTTAATTTTTTTCAAGTGTACTAGATCATCTGTGTACAAGTTGTAAGAAAATTAAGCTAAACAACTTTTGAGATATACGAGCCCAATTCCGTTTCTTAGCCACAATGTTTTGCTATGCGTGTGTGTGTGCCTGTGCCTGGAAGTACATGAAGTATTTAATCACGAATCAAACATTCAAAACGTAAAGGAATTATTGTATGCATATTTCATATGTTTTGGGAAACAGATCTAGAAATATGATCAGAATAATCACAAGGAATTGAAGTTGTGACGATCAAAATTAGACTGGACCGGACCAGATTGTCGCAACAGACGAATACATGTAAAAGGATCATAAAAGTCATGAACAACATTAATAATAGGCTAATAAACCGAGGGTTAATGCCATGGAAGCACAGGGTTTTACTCGTCGTGCTCTTGGACTTGGTAGAATGTTCAAATGAATAGTGTTTATTAATGTTAGCtctcatcttaattgaataggTTTCAGGAAATAAAAAGGAGCATGACATACTATAAACACAAAATACTGAAGACTGATAAGCAACAATTTGTTTGGAACCAAGGTTATCCATCAATGAAGTAATACAAGATCTAAGTGATGTACAATTGAATAAGTTGATTGAGTTGTACAAAACTACAAAAGGTATTTCTGTATTCATACCAAAAGATGTTGTCTTGGAAAAATAGCATCATATTGGAGTATAACATTGACGTATAAACACATAATATACGCTTCAGCAATGTGAATACTATAATCTTGGAATGAGTTTTATTTTTCCACACAATTAGGAGTTTCTTTTAATATGGGTAAGCTAGAGAATCACTACAAGTAAACCTGTTAAATTTAATCTGACCCGAAATTGATTTGAAATCCGACTGAAATTAGTGTGTCATATTACCTAGAAATTCTAAGAAAATACATGAAAAACTATGTCAAACTCAATCGAATCGTTTTGACCCGTTTTCAGTTCTACACCATTATTTTTTAGTTCCACGTCATCATTTTTAGTTGGCACTCACTATATTTGTAgtcaatttttatcttttgagttTAGATTTCATTATTTATAGCCTTAAAATAAGTATATTGTCctttatataagaaaatattcaaaaataaaaaatcatatatgtaatttttgaaaaaaaattaatgataatcTATTTAAATATCTTAACCCGTTGGGTCGACCCAAATCCAACCAAAAGCCCGACAAACCCGACCCGCAACCTGCAGATCGACTGTTTTGACGACTCTAATCCACAGACAATGGACTTGGAGAAAGGAAATTAATTCTTATTGTAGAAGGTGAGAATTAAACCTTTATTACAAGGATGAAAGAAAAAATTCTTAACCACTAGCCTAACTCAAGATTTCTCCTAACAAGAGTTATTAGACTTAAAATCATGCGTAATATCAGTTGCCAACAATTATTTTGTATgacttcattatttttatgacaCAAAATGTTGTAATATACTTCATTTTATCACATTCACATAATTattgatttcaacttttaaaCTTCGccactttttcattttgaaactTTGCCCTTTCACCAAATCTTTCCtcaaatttcacaaaattcagaAAACAACTTAACCAAATATAATGAAATTTCATAGGTATTTTCCATCAAACTGATTATTTATATTGATCTTGTTGCTTGATTGTTATATTCTTTGTTGGTTATGACCCATGGATTTTAAGATTCATCCAAACACAATTTCTTAAATAAGATACTCTCGTGATAAAATTATCCCTATTAGATCCTATAAATCCGTCTTATCGTGAGATAAATCTCATACAGAAGTGTTGTTGTCCAAATTAGGTAGTGTACTTTTTGGCTGTTATAAGATTCCCTTTTACTTCAAAAggcaaaataaaacaagcagAAAAAGATGGTCGTTACTCGTTATGAATATGGTAAGCAAAATACACCTTTGGTGGCTTTGAATTTAACTTGAATGCAACAGGAAAATCCACCGCTTACAAAACAAATTCTTGCACTGAGCATTCTAATGCTATTACTGATCACCTACGGGCATCAGAATGCTTATTAGACTCATCATCTGAAGCTTCCTCTAACCTCTCTAGGAATCCTTTCTGACAATCATCATTAAATACTCCGAAATTTAGACGATACCCATCAGTTGATGCAGCTTCAAACCTCTCCCACAGCTCCCTCTTCAAAGTATTCTCACCAGCAGGCCGCTTACTTCTGCAAATCGTGCTTGCAGACCCCTTCCACAAAGGAGTGCTCGCTACCATTGTGATGTTGCTCTTACTGTTGCCTGCAGCGAAGATAATAACTAATCTTTAGAGTTTAGACGGAAATTTATGGCAAT
Protein-coding sequences here:
- the LOC130806315 gene encoding protein PAF1 homolog; translation: MASYRPYPPPQQASFAPPPAQAPLPPLPHRPQSLGNQYSQNWGSAPPPYSQNYAQAPSNPNFQHSSYNAASHQYQHPPPLPHQQQQQYPFQPPPPPPDSLYPPPPPPPPSSQNSVDNAHQQYYPSSQYSQFSQQPPLQPPPPPPPPPSSPPPNSSAPPPPPPPSSPPPPPRQIKESGGERVKHDRDRRAAKEGNNHFSSRQPKPPVPPGPVKKANGAPGRMETEEERRLRKKREMEKQKLVDRHKQHMKETQNRPKQPQVLPPGAKAHLSISGSRIGERRATPVIGGDRDENPMKRQTAFMCRMKFRNELPDPSSQPKLMNLNRDKDRFTRYTITSLEKMHKPKLYVEPDLGIPLDLLDLSVYNPPVERFPLAPEDEELLRDDEAATPLKRDGIKRKERPSDQGVSWLVKTQYISPLSNDGTKQSLTEKQAKELRELKEGHNVLHNLNNRDRQIKEIQASFEACKSQPVHATKKHLKPVEVLPLLPYFDRYDDQYVVANFDGEPTVDAEMFGKMPKSIREDLEGKAVMKSFTATGSDPDKPERFLGYMVPSTEELSKDIYDEEEDVSFSWVREYNWDVKGEDPDELSTYLVTFDDDAARYLPLPTKLALRKRRAKEGRTQEDGEQFVQPGKLTVRRRDVTAVIERKESMDYSYFRSGPSRSERHESDIEVEEQEAMDHEDVGDDQVGHYSGEEDYMSE